The Drosophila bipectinata strain 14024-0381.07 chromosome 2L, DbipHiC1v2, whole genome shotgun sequence genome has a segment encoding these proteins:
- the del gene encoding protein deadlock isoform X3 yields the protein MRDRDKRRCWQQILTKIGIDAMADDEWSQAYEQYKMSWTRTYCIRHCRSALIPLLNHVQQRPTGSSSSSALLPTAADVKPMHETHASFVAECASPRTPKNNPQTPQKMQAIEASNDIQDGTNHQASESKIFKHQVPITPKSNPFDRRSKISSLIKPNENDDEDEDDPDECLPLIEWQKRYSNENGNVKKNDEPVEAPKKRKRGRPSLADKAQMKQLQGANQSQGSIGETPNKKVKWYNSPLSKASRKDFKKMAQPFRKAILIPAQQQQARPSTRKASTLKQEPKKIQILEESALELQYKKLSPMPSTSSQSAANQRPGDFHSSSPLAKKGTQENGLVMISGEGLPMPAHMPPTAINLSYQPKNEQPQEGQKQQLRDEYADQNLDLTKKASGGGESLSTSLNDIHNDHSYIATSDLKMDEILMETNVSSLLTVPAGIDPCHSIQDFHFLDENLFNDVMFDVDQGHPVPQGDLGDSNTPTELDHQMADVLDILERLTTPPRVEANTQGNTKDIVSLNLDKEEELDYELDDDVLSVATSWEGSDEDLVQNPLHLGNKTMTNENNSTKGPTPHKPSQMPMPKPSVQDETSTETPERPSTSQISAPPQRGLVKQDDQSTANVRSEIMTDMKKVAGRIPKIKPGQLEAQPSVMQMLYDHQDKEEQARKQEAKAPAGPSRRPSLLMNRQREEATVAPAGPSRRPSLLMNRQREEATAAPAGPSRMPSQLVNRQREEASAARHGKVETPVFGPLYQIPPTAPHQGLAMPIQETAPILQQVIAPNNWMTDVFGIRCMAFLDDYCVEFGCNHEMNTVGEVQRRLLRMDESALEQIYVLSTRSIVIFKNYFNSFAEIFLRRNLRPQVLRMISDCRLYKNIAGPLIAHIFGMLKSCGMEKDMTRVLMRDLWMPSKAAKFRDLTITILHVLSRTNWEDYLGHIIRLGAEFNFIIPIEIVIHILESSKTKNPEVREASMKLMLNIPAKELQNPQHVEFLKAFNEQVNVVDGRPRTSAAPNTFGTPGRNLYMGPGSNNGPRPGYSQGHGQMPGYYMNQRTSAAPSHSLNSGPNRYMGPQGNGYRRN from the exons ATGCGTGATCGAGATAAGCGCCGATGCTGGCAGcaaatattgaccaagatTGGGATCGACGCTATGGCGGACGACGAGTGGTCCCAAGCCTACGAACAGTATAAAATGAGCTGGACCAGGACCTACTGCATTCGGCACTGCAGA AGTGCTCTTATACCACTCCTAAATCATGTGCAGCAAAGACCCACCGGATCTTCATCGAGTTCTGCTCTGTTGCCAACTGCTGCGGATGTGAAGCCCATGCATGAGACGCATGCTTCCTTTGTTGCGGAGTGTGCTTCGCCTAGAACGCCCAAAAATAATCCTCAGACACCTCAAAAAATGCAAGCTATTGAAGCATCCAATGATATCCAAGACGGTACCAATCATCAAGCATCTGAGTCGAAAATATTCAAGCACCAAGTTCCGATTACTCCAAAATCAAATCCCTTTGATCGGCGCTCCAAGATTTCTTCGTTGATCAAGCCAAATGAAAATGACGACGAAGATGAAGACGATCCAGACGAATGTTTGCCCTTAATAGAATGGCAGAAGCGTTATTCCAATGAAAACGGAAACGTAAAAAAGAACGATGAACCCGTAGAAGCtccaaaaaaacgaaaaagagGTCGTCCGTCGCTGGCTGACAAAGCTCAAATGAAGCAGCTTCAGGGTGCAAACCAAAGTCAAGGCTCTATTGGGGAAACACCtaacaaaaaagtaaagtGGTACAATAGTCCGTTGAGCAAAGCTTCTCGAAAagactttaaaaaaatggcgCAACCGTTTCGAAAAGCTATTCTAATTCCggctcagcagcagcaggctaGACCATCGACCAGGAAGGCATCAACATTGAAGCAGGAACCCAagaaaatacaaattctaGAAGAATCAGCTTTGGAGCTTCAGTACAAGAAGCTCAGTCCGATGCCATCGACTAGTAGCCAGAGTGCGGCCAACCAAAGACCAGGTGATTTCCACAGCAGTTCGCCGCTAGCCAAAAAAGGGACTCAAGAAAATGGCTTAGTAATG ATAAGCGGGGAGGGCTTGCCGATGCCTGCCCACATGCCGCCGACCGCCATTAATTTGAGCTATCAGCCCAAAAACGAACAGCCTCAGGAGGggcagaagcagcagctgaGGGATGAATACGCCGACCAAAACTTGGACTTGACAAAGAAGGCTTCAGGTGGAGGGGAAAGTTTGTCGACGTCGTTGAACGACATTCACAACGACCACAGCTATATTGCCACCTCTGACCTTAAGATGGACGAAATATTAATGGAAACCAACGTTTCGTCATTGTTGACAGTTCCGGCAGGTATAGATCCATGCCACTCCATTCAAGACTTCCATTTCTTAGACGAAAACTTGTTCAATGATGTGATGTTTGATGTAGATCAAGGTCATCCCGTTCCCCAGGGAGATCTGGGAGATAGCAACACACCTACCGAGCTTGATCATCAGATGGCTGATGTATTAGACATTCTTGAAAGACTGACAACTCCGCCAAGGGTAGAAGCTAATACACAGGGGAACACAAAGGATATTGTGAGCTTGAACCTAGACAAGGAAGAGGAGCTCGACTATGAACTAGACGATGATGTTTTGTCGGTTGCAACTTCTTGGGAGGGGTCGGATGAAGACCTCGTCCAAAACCCCCTACATCTTGGGAATAAAACGATGACAAATGAGAACAACTCTACAAAAGGACCGACCCCACATAAAC CGTCGCAGATGCCTATGCCAAAGCCCTCCGTGCAAGACGAAACAAGCACTGAAACGCCGGAACGGCCGTCTACCTCGCAGATCTCAGCACCACCTCAAAGGGGATTGGTGAAGCAAGATGACCAATCCACGGCAAATGTCAGATCAGAGATTATGACGGATATGAAGAAAGTTGCAGGTCGCATTCCTAAGATCAAACCGGGTCAGCTAGAAGCGCAGCCTTCTGTCATGCAAATGCTATATGATCACCAGGATAAAGAGGAACAAGCTCGAAAGCAAGAGGCGAAGGCGCCAGCAGGCCCTTCGAGGAGGCCCTCTCTGCTGATGAACCGCCAGCGAGAAGAAGCTACGGTTGCCCCAGCTGGCCCTTCGAGGAGGCCATCTCTGCTGATGAACCGGCAGCGAGAAGAAGCTACGGCTGCCCCAGCTGGCCCTTCGAGGAT GCCTTCTCAGCTGGTGAACCGCCAGCGAGAAGAAGCCTCGGCTGCGCGGCACGGTAAGGTGGAAACCCCAGTTTTTGGTCCCCTCTACCAAATTCCACCCACCGCACCGCATCAAGGTTTAGCTATGCCAATCCAAGAGACTGCACCCATCCTCCAACAGGTTATTGCTCCTAACAATTGGATGACAGACGTTTTCGGAATCAGGTGTATGGCATTTCTAGACGACTATTGTGTAGAATTTGGTTGCAACCATGAGATGAATACCGTGGGCGAAGTGCAAAGGCGCCTCTTGCGAATGGACGAATCGGCCTTGGAACAAATCTATGTTCTGTCCACTCGCAGCATTGTCATCTTCAAAAACTATTTCAATTCGTTCGCCGAGATTTTCCTGCGACGCAATCTCAGGCCCCAAGTTTTGCGAATGATATCGGATTGCCGTCTGTACAAGAATATTGCCGGGCCCTTGATAGCCCATATCTTTGGTATGCTGAAGTCATGTGGAATGGAAAAGGATATGACGCGTGTTCTCATGAGAGATCTTTGGATGCCGAGCAAGGCGGCCAAGTTCCGAGACTTGACCATAACCATTCTCCATGTCCTGTCCAGAACCAACTGGGAGGATTATTTGGGTCATATTATTCGTCTTGGAGCGGAATTTAATTTCATCATACCCATAGAAATAGTCATCCATATTTTAGAATCttctaaaaccaaaaatccaGAAGTAAGAGAAGCCAGTATGAAGCTGATGCTAAACATACCTGCTAAGGAGCTTCAAAATCCGCAACACGTGGAGTTTTTGAAAGCTTTCAATGAGCAAGTCAACGTTGTAGATGGGCGCCCAAGAACAAGTGCAGCTCCAAACACCTTTGGAACTCCCGGTCGTAACCTGTATATGGGTCCCGGTTCGAACAACGGTCCGAGGCCAGGGTATAGCCAGGGTCATGGCCAGATGCCAGGCTACTATATGAATCAAAGAACAAGTGCAGCTCCAAGCCACAGTCTAAATTCCGGTCCTAACCGGTATATGGGTCCACAAGGGAACGGGTATAGGCGGAATTGA